Proteins found in one Zea mays cultivar B73 chromosome 1, Zm-B73-REFERENCE-NAM-5.0, whole genome shotgun sequence genomic segment:
- the LOC103631700 gene encoding E3 ubiquitin-protein ligase WAV3 isoform X2 — protein MAAAWARAKRALATGLCVGVPARQLAIEDAPPVVEAPSSVAEDKLESAPVSVRRLTSFGSRSSQQTCAICLGGMRSGQGHALFTAECSHKFHFHCISSNIKHGNLICPICRAKWKELPGAQPADASYGRARVNPLNWPQDEGHMAVVRRLSHTYSGNLQEHLPFFRTLEAGVFNDDEHIDLQSDNISEHNAVAGSVKIKAYSEVPAIEQSTTKEIFAILIHLRAPKSSHSASSRAPLDLVTVLDVSGSMAGTKIALLKNAMSFVIQTLGPNDRLSVVAFSSTARRLFPLRRMTLSGRQQALQAVSSLVASGGTNIADGLKKAAKVIEDRRLKNSVCSIILLSDGQDTYTLPSDRNLQDYSAVVPPSILPGTCQHVQIHTFGFGSDHDSAAMHAIAEISSGTFSFIDAEGSIQDGFAQCIGGLLSVVVKEVRLGIECVDNGVLLTSIKSGGYTSQVAEDGRGGSVDIGDLYADEERGFLVTLHVPAAQGQTVLIKPSCMYHDAITTENIEVHGEEVRIQRPEHRVDCKMSPEVEREWHRVQATEDMSAARAAAEVGAFSQAVAILEARRRILEAQAAQSSDDQFLALMAELREMQQRVENRRRYEESGRAFMLAGLSSHSWQRATARGDSTEITTTIHTYQTPSMVDMLQRSQILVPPIADMLNSSPTVAPPNRFSRPSRSRTIKSFSEQLL, from the exons ATGGCGGCGGCGTGGGCCCGCGCGAAGCGCGCACTCGCCACCGGCCTCTGCGTCGGCGTGCCCGCGCGCCAGCTGGCCATCGAGGACGCGCCGCCGGTGGTGGAGGCGCCGTCTTCGGTGGCCGAGGACAAGCTGGAGTCCGCCCCCGTGTCCGTGCGTCGGCTGACGAGCTTTGGGAGCCGGAGCTCGCAGCAG ACATGTGCCATTTGCCTTGGTGGCATGAGATCAGGGCAGGGTCATGCCTTGTTCACTGCTGAATGCTCCCACAAGTTCCATTTTCATTGCATTTCTTCAAATATCAAGCATGGCAACCTCATCTGCCCGATATGCCGTGCTAAGTGGAAAGAACTCCCAGGCGCTCAACCTGCAGATGCCAGTTATGGACGAGCTAGAGTTAACCCATTAAATTGGCCCCAGGATGAAGGGCACATGGCTGTTGTCCGCAGGCTTTCCCATACATACAGCGGAAACCTGCAGGAGCACCTTCCTTTCTTCCGTACTCTGGAGGCAGGCGTTTTCAATGATGATGAGCACATAGATCTTCAGTCTGATAATATCAGTGAACATAATGCAGTCGCTGGTTCAGTTAAAATCAAGGCATATTCAGAAGTTCCAGCTATTGAACAATCAACGACCAAGGAGATCTTTGCTATCTTGATCCATCTCAGGGCTCCAAAATCTTCACACTCAGCGAGCTCCCGTGCACCTCTTGACCTCGTCACCGTGCTTGATGTCAGTGGTAGCATGGCAGGGACCAAAATTGCACTTCTGAAGAATGCCATGAGCTTTGTCATCCAAACCCTTGGACCCAACGACCGCCTGTCTGTCGTTGCTTTCTCATCTACAGCACGCAGACTCTTCCCTCTTCGGCGAATGACATTATCTGGCAGGCAGCAAGCATTGCAAGCTGTCAGTTCCCTTGTTGCAAGTGGTGGCACAAACATTGCTGATGGGCTAAAGAAGGCTGCTAAAGTGATTGAGGACCGTCGGTTGAAGAATTCTGTTTGCAGTATCATTCTTCTCTCTGACGGTCAAGACACATATACACTCCCTTCTGACaggaatctgcaagattacagtgcCGTTGTCCCACCTTCAATCCTTCCTGGAACATGCCAGCATGTACAGATCCACACCTTTGGTTTCGGCTCAGATCATGATTCTGCTGCCATGCATGCTATTGCTGAGATCTCCAGTGGCACATTTTCATTCATCGATGCTGAAGGCTCAATCCAAGATGGATTTGCCCAGTGTATTGGTGGCCTTCTTAGTGTTGTGGTTAAGGAGGTGAGGTTGGGCATTGAGTGTGTCGACAATGGTGTGCTACTGACTTCCATCAAGTCTGGCGGGTATACAAGTCAAGTTGCTGAAGATGGACGCGGCGGTTCAGTTGATATCGGTGATCTGTATGCAGATGAAGAGAGGGGGTTTCTGGTCACTCTACATGTCCCAGCTGCACAGGGACAGACTGTGCTGATCAAACCAAGCTGCATGTATCATGACGCTATCACTACGGAgaacatcgaagtacatggtgagGAAGTAAGGATTCAGCGCCCTGAACATCGCGTGGACTGCAAAATGTCTCCTGAGGTTGAGCGTGAGTGGCACCGTGTTCAGGCCACAGAGGACATGTCTGCCGCACGGGCTGCAGCGGAGGTAGGTGCTTTCTCTCAGGCCGTGGCAATCCTGGAAGCCCGTAGGAGGATACTGGAAGCACAAGCAGCACAATCTTCAGACGACCAGTTCCTGGCATTGATGGCGGAGCTGAGGGAGATGCAGCAGAGAGTGGAGAACCGGCGGAGGTACGAGGAGTCAGGCAGAGCTTTCATGCTGGCAGGCCTGAGCTCACACTCATGGCAGAGAGCAACTGCACGAGGGGACTCAACAGAGATCACTACCACTATTCATACCTACCAGACGCCATCCATGGTTGACATGCTGCAGCGCTCTCAGATCCTCGTGCCACCCATTGCTGACATGCTGAACAGCTCCCCAACTGTGGCGCCTCCAAATAGATTCAGCCGGCCATCCAGGTCCAGGACAATAAAATCCTTCTCTGAGCAACTCCTGTGA
- the LOC103631700 gene encoding E3 ubiquitin-protein ligase WAV3 isoform X1 has protein sequence MAAAWARAKRALATGLCVGVPARQLAIEDAPPVVEAPSSVAEDKLESAPVSVRRLTSFGSRSSQQKTCAICLGGMRSGQGHALFTAECSHKFHFHCISSNIKHGNLICPICRAKWKELPGAQPADASYGRARVNPLNWPQDEGHMAVVRRLSHTYSGNLQEHLPFFRTLEAGVFNDDEHIDLQSDNISEHNAVAGSVKIKAYSEVPAIEQSTTKEIFAILIHLRAPKSSHSASSRAPLDLVTVLDVSGSMAGTKIALLKNAMSFVIQTLGPNDRLSVVAFSSTARRLFPLRRMTLSGRQQALQAVSSLVASGGTNIADGLKKAAKVIEDRRLKNSVCSIILLSDGQDTYTLPSDRNLQDYSAVVPPSILPGTCQHVQIHTFGFGSDHDSAAMHAIAEISSGTFSFIDAEGSIQDGFAQCIGGLLSVVVKEVRLGIECVDNGVLLTSIKSGGYTSQVAEDGRGGSVDIGDLYADEERGFLVTLHVPAAQGQTVLIKPSCMYHDAITTENIEVHGEEVRIQRPEHRVDCKMSPEVEREWHRVQATEDMSAARAAAEVGAFSQAVAILEARRRILEAQAAQSSDDQFLALMAELREMQQRVENRRRYEESGRAFMLAGLSSHSWQRATARGDSTEITTTIHTYQTPSMVDMLQRSQILVPPIADMLNSSPTVAPPNRFSRPSRSRTIKSFSEQLL, from the exons ATGGCGGCGGCGTGGGCCCGCGCGAAGCGCGCACTCGCCACCGGCCTCTGCGTCGGCGTGCCCGCGCGCCAGCTGGCCATCGAGGACGCGCCGCCGGTGGTGGAGGCGCCGTCTTCGGTGGCCGAGGACAAGCTGGAGTCCGCCCCCGTGTCCGTGCGTCGGCTGACGAGCTTTGGGAGCCGGAGCTCGCAGCAG AAGACATGTGCCATTTGCCTTGGTGGCATGAGATCAGGGCAGGGTCATGCCTTGTTCACTGCTGAATGCTCCCACAAGTTCCATTTTCATTGCATTTCTTCAAATATCAAGCATGGCAACCTCATCTGCCCGATATGCCGTGCTAAGTGGAAAGAACTCCCAGGCGCTCAACCTGCAGATGCCAGTTATGGACGAGCTAGAGTTAACCCATTAAATTGGCCCCAGGATGAAGGGCACATGGCTGTTGTCCGCAGGCTTTCCCATACATACAGCGGAAACCTGCAGGAGCACCTTCCTTTCTTCCGTACTCTGGAGGCAGGCGTTTTCAATGATGATGAGCACATAGATCTTCAGTCTGATAATATCAGTGAACATAATGCAGTCGCTGGTTCAGTTAAAATCAAGGCATATTCAGAAGTTCCAGCTATTGAACAATCAACGACCAAGGAGATCTTTGCTATCTTGATCCATCTCAGGGCTCCAAAATCTTCACACTCAGCGAGCTCCCGTGCACCTCTTGACCTCGTCACCGTGCTTGATGTCAGTGGTAGCATGGCAGGGACCAAAATTGCACTTCTGAAGAATGCCATGAGCTTTGTCATCCAAACCCTTGGACCCAACGACCGCCTGTCTGTCGTTGCTTTCTCATCTACAGCACGCAGACTCTTCCCTCTTCGGCGAATGACATTATCTGGCAGGCAGCAAGCATTGCAAGCTGTCAGTTCCCTTGTTGCAAGTGGTGGCACAAACATTGCTGATGGGCTAAAGAAGGCTGCTAAAGTGATTGAGGACCGTCGGTTGAAGAATTCTGTTTGCAGTATCATTCTTCTCTCTGACGGTCAAGACACATATACACTCCCTTCTGACaggaatctgcaagattacagtgcCGTTGTCCCACCTTCAATCCTTCCTGGAACATGCCAGCATGTACAGATCCACACCTTTGGTTTCGGCTCAGATCATGATTCTGCTGCCATGCATGCTATTGCTGAGATCTCCAGTGGCACATTTTCATTCATCGATGCTGAAGGCTCAATCCAAGATGGATTTGCCCAGTGTATTGGTGGCCTTCTTAGTGTTGTGGTTAAGGAGGTGAGGTTGGGCATTGAGTGTGTCGACAATGGTGTGCTACTGACTTCCATCAAGTCTGGCGGGTATACAAGTCAAGTTGCTGAAGATGGACGCGGCGGTTCAGTTGATATCGGTGATCTGTATGCAGATGAAGAGAGGGGGTTTCTGGTCACTCTACATGTCCCAGCTGCACAGGGACAGACTGTGCTGATCAAACCAAGCTGCATGTATCATGACGCTATCACTACGGAgaacatcgaagtacatggtgagGAAGTAAGGATTCAGCGCCCTGAACATCGCGTGGACTGCAAAATGTCTCCTGAGGTTGAGCGTGAGTGGCACCGTGTTCAGGCCACAGAGGACATGTCTGCCGCACGGGCTGCAGCGGAGGTAGGTGCTTTCTCTCAGGCCGTGGCAATCCTGGAAGCCCGTAGGAGGATACTGGAAGCACAAGCAGCACAATCTTCAGACGACCAGTTCCTGGCATTGATGGCGGAGCTGAGGGAGATGCAGCAGAGAGTGGAGAACCGGCGGAGGTACGAGGAGTCAGGCAGAGCTTTCATGCTGGCAGGCCTGAGCTCACACTCATGGCAGAGAGCAACTGCACGAGGGGACTCAACAGAGATCACTACCACTATTCATACCTACCAGACGCCATCCATGGTTGACATGCTGCAGCGCTCTCAGATCCTCGTGCCACCCATTGCTGACATGCTGAACAGCTCCCCAACTGTGGCGCCTCCAAATAGATTCAGCCGGCCATCCAGGTCCAGGACAATAAAATCCTTCTCTGAGCAACTCCTGTGA